The following nucleotide sequence is from Chromobacterium rhizoryzae.
AACTTCCTGACCCCGCAGTTTTCCTGCTCGGCGGTGCAGTCCGGCACCAATTTCGCGCGCTTCTGCGACGCCAAGCTGGACAAGCTGATCAGCGACGGCAAGAAGAGCAGCGATTTCGCCCAGCGCGCCAAGTTGTATCTGGCGGCGCAGAAGTTGATCCAGGAGCAGGCCTTGTGGCTGCCCTTGGCCCACCCCACGGCGTACGCCTTGGCGAGCAAGGATTTGAGCGCTTACGCCGTCAGTCCGTTCGGGCGGGTGGACTTTGGACGAGCGCAGTTGAATTGAGCCCGGCGGGCCGGTTGTCGACGGCCGGCCCGTCAGGCTTTGTCAGCATAAGCGAGGAAATGCCGGTTAATGTTCGAATGCGAACTTGCCTGTGCATATTTCCCCGCTTTAAGTAATTCAACATCGTATTTTTGTTGAAATGTTGTTTTAGCGTATTTATTTTTTCGATTAGAAACTAGCTGCTTTCTAAGGGCGACATTGCTTGAGTGTCTGCTTGTTATCTTGAGGCGGATCGTCAAGCAGAGAAGACCGGCGGGGAGGGCGTGAGGATGTCGATGACGGTCGCCGAGCATCGTCATTGCTATGGCGCGTTTTTGTTCACATCCGCGGCGATCTTGCCGCTAATTTCGCGCGTTGCGCGGACGCCACGCCGGCGGCGAGTCCATGCTGGGGGCGCCTGGCAAGACAGTAAGCCGCGCAAAATGTTCCAAATCATCAAAACTACGCAATTTAATAATAGTAATTTTAATATTTGCGACCTCTTTTTAAGAGTTATTGGGAAATAACTTTAAAAAGAACAGCATTTTTCCGGCTATCCCTAGTTGAAACTACTCACTGGCCTATTTAGCGTGCGCTCGCCCTCGCTTATGGCAAAAGTTTCGCGTATCATCAGACCTTGGTTGGGATAAACATGACATAAGAATATAATGCAAACTAGACGAACACAACAAAGTCGTAGGGAGTCCACCATTGGGAAACTGGTGGAAGCGGCCATCGAGTGTCTGCTGGAGTTTGGCTATCACGGTACCAGCGTGCAGCTGATCTGCAGCCGGGCCGGCGTCTCCCAGGGGGCCCTATTCCGCCATTTCGCCACCAAGAACGAACTGATGTTGCCGGTAGGGCGCAAGGTAGTCGACGATATTTTCGAGGCCGGCCTCAAGCTGGCGGCGGAAATGTCCAGCACGATGCCGGAGGAGGAACGGATCGTCGCGCTGATGAAGGCGCTGGTGCTGTCGCCGCGTCACATCGTGCTGATGGAACTGCTGATGGCGGCTCGCACCACCGCCGATCTGCGGGAAATCTTCCTGGCCAGTTCCAGCAACTACTTCCGCGATCGCTTCGTCGCCATGATGGCCTCGCTGTTTCCGCGTTACGCCATTTCCACCGGCTTCTTCGCCACCTTGCTGACCATGATGACCACCTTCCATGGCATGGCCTTGTACCGGATGCTGAACGAGCATCCCGAAGGCGACAAAATGCGGGAACAGTGGTTGCAGACCGCTCTGCGCAGCGAGCTGGAACGCATTCGCGCCGAAGGCGCGGACAGCCGCAATCCTTTATACCAACTACCGTTCTAAGAGCCTGTTCAAAGTCCGCCGCAGGCTGCGAGACGCGACGCGGCGAGCGCCGTTTCGAAACGCAGATGCGCGGTATGCGCATAGCGCTTGCTCGGCGGTTTTCGTCTCCGCTCGCGAGCCCGTGAACGGGCTTCAAGCCTATCCCCTGCCGGCCGGCGGAAACTGAAGCTTGACGCTGAGGCCGCCGCCGGCGTTGCGGCTCAACTCCACGGTCGCCCCATGCCGGTGGGCGATCTCCCTGACGATGGCCAGGCCCAGGCCGCTGCCGCTGCTGGCGGCGCCGGCGATGCGGTAAAAACGCAGCCATACCTTGTCTTGTTCCGCCTCGGCGATGCCGAGGCCGTTATCGTCGACGCGCAGCCACGGCGCCGGCAGCGCCCCGGCCGCGATCGTGATCCGCGCATCGCCGTTGCCGGGATGATAGCGGATGGCGTTGTCCAGCAGATTGCCCAGCAATTCCCGCAGCAGACCGGCGTTGCCGCGCACCCATACCGTTTCCTCCCCCTCGTAACCCAGATCCGCGCCCTGGCCATGAGCCCAGGGCGCTTGTTCCAGCGCCCATTCCCTGATCCAGGCGGCCAGGTCCATATCGTCCAGTTCGATGGCCTGGCCGTTGTCCGGCTCCACCCGCGCCAGTTGCAATAGCTGGTGCACGCCGTGGCTGGCGCTGTCCAGCGAGGCGAGCAATTTGTCCAGCTGCTGGCGCAATGAGGCTTCCAGCGTCTGGCGTCGCACCAGCTCCGCCTGCGTCCGCATCACCGCCAGCGGCGTCTTCAACTGATGGGCGGCGTCGTCGATGAAGCGGCGGCGCGCCGCCTGCAATTTATGCCAGCGCACGCCCTGCTGATTCAGCGCGTCCACCAAGGGCGTCAACTCGGTGGGCAGCTCGCGGCTGGGCAGGGGGCTGAGATCGGTTTCCTTGCGCGCCACCACATTGCGCGACAAGCGGCGCAAGGGCCGCAGGCTATGGCCGACCGCCAGCAGCACGATGGCGAGCATGATGACGCCGAGCAGCGCCTCCTGCGCCAGGGAGCCGATGAGCAGGGTGCGCGCCAGCTGCTCCCTGGACTCCGGGGTTTCCGCCACCTGTATCCACACGTCCTGGCTGCGCAGCGTGCTCATGTCGCGCACCGACAGCCTCAAGGTCAGCAAGCGCAGCGTTTCGCCGTGGTAGGAAATGTCCATGTAATCGGGCTGGTAGCGGATGCTCTCGCGCCGGCGCGGAGGCGGCAGCGGCAGGTCGTCGTAACCGGTGAGCAGCGCGCCGTCCGAGCGGCTGACGCGGTAGAACACCTTGCCGGAGGCGTTGGACTCGAACATTTGCAAGGCGAAATAGGGTATGTCCACGCTGACGGCGCCGTCGTGGGCGGCGACGCCGTCGGCGATGGCGCGGCCGGAGCTGAGCAGCATGCGGTCGAAGGCGGTGTTGGCCGCCTGCAAGGCGCGGTCGTAAGTCATCCAGCCGTCCAGCGCCAACATCAGCAGCAGCGGAACGGACAGGCCGAGCAGCAATTGCTTGCGCAAGCTGGCGGGTTTGAGACGGGAGAGGGCGAGTCGCATTTACGGTGTGGTCAATAGATAGCCCAGCCCGCGCAAGGTGACGATGGAAACCGGCTGGCCGGCCAGCTTCTTGCGCAAGCGGTGCACATAGATTTCGATGGCTTCGGCGCTGCCGCTTTCGTCCAGGCCGAAAATCTTTTCCGACAGCTGGCTTTTGCCTATGGCCTTGCCGCCTTGCAGCATCAGCACTTCCAGCACCGCGTGCTCGCGCGGCGTCAGGTGCAGCGCGTCGCCGCTCAGCTGAAACTGGCGGCCGACGCTGTCGTAGCTGAGGGGGCCTAATTCCAGCAGCGGGCTTTCGCGGCCGTGGCTGCGGCGGATCAGCGCGCGCACCCGCGCTTCCAGTTCGTTGAGGTCGAAGGGCTTGGCCAGATAGTCGTCGGCGCCCAGGTCCAGCCCGCGCACTCGTTCTTCCACCGAGCCGTGCGCGGTCAGGATCAGCACCGGCAGCGTTTGCTTGCGGGCGCGCAGCCGGCGCAGCACCTCCCAGCCGTTGAGCTTGGGCAGGTCCAAGTCCAGGATGGCCAGCGCGTAATCCTGGGTGCGCAGCACATGATCGGCGTCGCTGCCGTTGAGCATGCAGTCCACGGCGAAACCGGCCTGGCGCAAGGCCTGGGCCAGTGATTCGGACAGGGCCGGATTGTCTTCCACCAAGAGCAGGCGCATGGTTGGGTCACTGAAAGCGGATTGAAAGCTTTACTCTAATATCATGGCTGGGGAAGCGAAGCCAATAGAGCTGCGCGATTCGAAAGATGTCGCGAACATCTTCATCTACCTAGGAGCAACACCATGAATAGAGTCAGAAGCTTGTCCGCGCTGTGCTGCGCGCTGGGTTCCGCCGCCGCCTGGGCGGCCGTGCCCGCCGGCTATCCCGCCAGTTATCAGAATCTGGTGGACGCCGCCGTCAAGGAGGGCAAGGTGGTGGTGTATTCGGCCACCGACAGCGCCGCGGCGCGGCCCCTGATCAAGGATTTCCAGGCCTTGTACCCCGGCGTCAAGGTGGAATACCACGATATGAACAGCACCGAGATCTACAATCGCTTCATCAGCGAGAACGCCGCCAGCAGCGCCAGCGCCGACGTGGTGTGGAGCTCGGCGATGGATCTGCAGGTGAAGTTCGTCAATGACGGCTACGCCGCCAGCTACGCTTCGCCGGAGGCGGCCAATCTGCCGTCCTGGGCGCATTATCAGCAGCAGGCCTACGGCACCACTTACGAGCCGGTGGCCATCGTCTACAACAAGCGCTTGCTGAAGCCGGAGGACATCCCGCAGACCCGCGCCGATCTGGTGCGCATCCTCAAGGCGAATCCGGCTCGCTTCAAGGGCAAGGTCACCACGTACGATGTGGAGAAGTCCGGCGTCGGCTTCAACTTCCTGACCCAGGACGTCCGCCATAACGCCAACGGCGCCTGGGAACTGGCGCGTGCGCTCGGCGCCAGCGGCGTCAAACTGCAAACCTCCACCGGCGCGATGATGGAGCGGATTTCCTCGGGCGAAAACCTGATCGGCTACAACATCCTCGGTTCCTACGCTTACGCCAAGGCGAAGAAGGACCCGGCCATCGGCTATGTCTATCCCAAGGATTACACCCAGGTGGTCAGCCGGCTGGCCATCATCTCCAAGAAGGCGCGCAATCCCGGCGCGGCGCGGCTGTGGCTGGACTATTTGCTGTCCAAGCGCGGCCAGAGCGTGCTGGCCAACCAGTCCGAGCTGTTCTCGCTGCGCAGCGACGTGAGCGGCGCGGCTTCCATCGCCGCCTTGAACCAGCAATTGGGCGGCAGCGCCAAGCCCATCCAGGTGGGCACTGGCCTGCTGGTCTATCTGGACCAGGCCAAGCGGCTGGATTTCATGCGTCAGTGGCAGCAGGCGCTGAAGAAATAGCGTCCCCTTCCGGCCGTCGCGGCCGACGTTTCCAATGACTCAATCAGCCGTCCGCCGCGCGCGGACGGCGCAGAGGCCTGCGCGCAGGCCTGGGAGCAAGCATGAATTCCTCGATTAATCCGACCGCCCCCGGCGCGGCCGCCCAGCCCCGCGCGCGCGGCGGCTGGCCGCGCTGGAGCGCCGCCAGCCGCTGGCTGGTCTTGGGCACGCTGGCCTTGCTGGTGCTGGCCCCGCTATCGCTGGTGGTCTATCAAAGCCTGCTGGATCAACCCTTCTTCATGGCGGACAAGAATGTGGGGCTGGCCGCCTACCGCTTTGTGTTCGCCGATCCCGATTTCTGGTCCGCGCTGGGCAACTCGCTGGTGATCGCCGCCGGCATGGCGCTGATCGCCATTCCGCTGGGCGGGGTGCTGGCCTTCTTGATGGCGCGCACCGATTTGCCCGGCCGGCGCTGGCTGGAGCCCTTATTGCTGACGCCGGTGTTCGTGTCGCCGATGGTATTGGCCTTCGGCTACGTGGTGGCGGCCGGACCGGTGGGGTTTTACTCCCTGTGGTTCAAGCAGTGGTTCGGTGTGGAAGAGGTGCCGTGGAATATTTATTCCCTGCTCAGCATTGCGGTGGTGGCGGGGCTGACCCATGTGCCGCATGTGTATCTGTACGCGTCGGCGGCGCTGCGCAATCTGGGCTCGGACGTGGAAGAGGCCGCGCGGGTGGCCGGGGCCGGTCCTTTTCGCGTGGCGCGCGACGTCAGCCTGCCGATGGTGATGCCCTCCATGCTGTTCGCCGGCGTGCTGGTGGTCTTTCTGGGGTTTGAAGTCTTCGGCTTGCCACTGGTGTTGGGCGACCCGGAGGGCCATCTGGTGTTGGCCACTTATCTGTACAAGCTGACCAATAAAC
It contains:
- a CDS encoding TetR/AcrR family transcriptional regulator encodes the protein MQTRRTQQSRRESTIGKLVEAAIECLLEFGYHGTSVQLICSRAGVSQGALFRHFATKNELMLPVGRKVVDDIFEAGLKLAAEMSSTMPEEERIVALMKALVLSPRHIVLMELLMAARTTADLREIFLASSSNYFRDRFVAMMASLFPRYAISTGFFATLLTMMTTFHGMALYRMLNEHPEGDKMREQWLQTALRSELERIRAEGADSRNPLYQLPF
- a CDS encoding sensor histidine kinase; translation: MRLALSRLKPASLRKQLLLGLSVPLLLMLALDGWMTYDRALQAANTAFDRMLLSSGRAIADGVAAHDGAVSVDIPYFALQMFESNASGKVFYRVSRSDGALLTGYDDLPLPPPRRRESIRYQPDYMDISYHGETLRLLTLRLSVRDMSTLRSQDVWIQVAETPESREQLARTLLIGSLAQEALLGVIMLAIVLLAVGHSLRPLRRLSRNVVARKETDLSPLPSRELPTELTPLVDALNQQGVRWHKLQAARRRFIDDAAHQLKTPLAVMRTQAELVRRQTLEASLRQQLDKLLASLDSASHGVHQLLQLARVEPDNGQAIELDDMDLAAWIREWALEQAPWAHGQGADLGYEGEETVWVRGNAGLLRELLGNLLDNAIRYHPGNGDARITIAAGALPAPWLRVDDNGLGIAEAEQDKVWLRFYRIAGAASSGSGLGLAIVREIAHRHGATVELSRNAGGGLSVKLQFPPAGRG
- a CDS encoding response regulator; this encodes MRLLLVEDNPALSESLAQALRQAGFAVDCMLNGSDADHVLRTQDYALAILDLDLPKLNGWEVLRRLRARKQTLPVLILTAHGSVEERVRGLDLGADDYLAKPFDLNELEARVRALIRRSHGRESPLLELGPLSYDSVGRQFQLSGDALHLTPREHAVLEVLMLQGGKAIGKSQLSEKIFGLDESGSAEAIEIYVHRLRKKLAGQPVSIVTLRGLGYLLTTP
- a CDS encoding ABC transporter substrate-binding protein, producing MNRVRSLSALCCALGSAAAWAAVPAGYPASYQNLVDAAVKEGKVVVYSATDSAAARPLIKDFQALYPGVKVEYHDMNSTEIYNRFISENAASSASADVVWSSAMDLQVKFVNDGYAASYASPEAANLPSWAHYQQQAYGTTYEPVAIVYNKRLLKPEDIPQTRADLVRILKANPARFKGKVTTYDVEKSGVGFNFLTQDVRHNANGAWELARALGASGVKLQTSTGAMMERISSGENLIGYNILGSYAYAKAKKDPAIGYVYPKDYTQVVSRLAIISKKARNPGAARLWLDYLLSKRGQSVLANQSELFSLRSDVSGAASIAALNQQLGGSAKPIQVGTGLLVYLDQAKRLDFMRQWQQALKK